The following are encoded together in the Mesoterricola sediminis genome:
- a CDS encoding SRPBCC family protein, with the protein MASAVHLHRVLRADPARVYRAFTDPDAIVKWLPPNGFTAHVHRMEVREGGEWRMSFTSLATGEGHTFGGIYLELVPGERLRHTDVFDDPGLPGTMETTVSLKKVPLGTDLTVVQTGIPDAIPVEACHLGWQESLALLALLVEAGA; encoded by the coding sequence ATGGCCAGCGCCGTCCATCTCCACCGGGTCCTCCGCGCCGATCCCGCGCGTGTCTACCGGGCCTTCACCGACCCTGACGCCATCGTCAAGTGGCTGCCGCCCAACGGTTTCACCGCCCACGTCCACCGCATGGAGGTGCGGGAGGGGGGCGAATGGCGCATGTCCTTCACGAGCCTGGCCACCGGCGAGGGCCACACCTTCGGCGGGATCTACCTGGAACTGGTGCCCGGGGAACGCCTGCGGCACACGGACGTCTTCGACGACCCGGGGCTGCCGGGCACCATGGAGACGACGGTCTCCCTGAAGAAGGTGCCCCTGGGCACGGACCTCACCGTGGTCCAGACGGGCATCCCGGACGCCATTCCCGTGGAAGCCTGCCACCTGGGCTGGCAGGAGTCCCTCGCCCTCCTGGCCCTCCTGGTGGAGGCCGGCGCCTGA
- a CDS encoding Kelch repeat-containing protein — protein sequence MAQAHPARSRFALPAASLLLLLGACGGGGGAAPETLTLTADAATLKVGGETRLSATDGQGRPVAVTYQVLDGAGGTVDATGRFTASAVPGPVRVQARGGGGATAIASLTVQPYQVTLTTQPAMAVTRFRPTADLLADGSVLVVGGPESARAERYVPAQQRFLDAGDTGTARTHHTASPLPGGALLVAGGLGPGAVLASTLQYKDGAFTQAATLAAARYDHQATVLGDGRVLVTGGLPLRGSDVQALAGCEVYDPVLQRFTSASALARARAGHTATRLKDGRVLVVGGRDSTCLFTCPVTIWRSAELFDPATGTWSDTGSMAQGRTGHTATLLPDGRVLIAGGTSPDLLDTDVSSLVEVWDPATGVFTVAGNLLRPRSNHTATLLGDGTLLLAGGLTYGEGTLATATAEAFDPRTGQSRLAVSDLTTRYGHAAVRLPSGHLLLLGGSEGGGALKLVERID from the coding sequence ATGGCCCAGGCCCATCCCGCCCGCAGCCGCTTCGCCCTCCCCGCCGCCAGTCTGCTGCTCCTCCTGGGGGCCTGCGGCGGCGGGGGCGGGGCCGCGCCGGAGACCCTGACCCTGACCGCCGACGCCGCGACCCTGAAGGTGGGCGGCGAAACCCGGCTCTCGGCCACCGACGGGCAGGGTCGCCCCGTGGCGGTCACGTACCAGGTCCTGGACGGCGCGGGCGGCACGGTGGACGCCACCGGCCGCTTCACGGCCTCGGCCGTGCCGGGCCCCGTCCGGGTCCAGGCCCGGGGCGGGGGCGGGGCCACGGCCATCGCCTCCCTGACCGTGCAGCCCTACCAGGTCACCCTCACCACCCAACCGGCCATGGCGGTGACCCGCTTCCGGCCCACCGCCGACCTCCTGGCGGACGGGTCCGTGCTCGTGGTGGGCGGCCCCGAATCCGCCCGGGCCGAGCGCTACGTGCCCGCCCAGCAGCGGTTCCTGGACGCGGGCGACACGGGCACGGCCCGCACCCACCACACCGCCTCACCCCTGCCCGGCGGCGCCCTGCTCGTGGCGGGCGGCCTGGGCCCCGGCGCGGTGCTGGCCTCCACCCTCCAGTACAAGGACGGGGCCTTCACCCAGGCCGCCACCCTGGCCGCGGCCCGCTACGATCACCAGGCCACGGTCCTCGGGGATGGCCGGGTCCTGGTCACCGGCGGCCTGCCCCTGCGGGGGAGCGACGTCCAGGCCCTGGCGGGGTGCGAGGTCTATGACCCCGTCCTGCAGCGGTTCACGTCGGCCTCCGCCCTGGCCCGGGCCCGGGCGGGGCACACCGCCACCCGCCTGAAGGACGGCCGCGTCCTGGTGGTGGGTGGCCGGGACAGCACCTGCCTCTTCACCTGCCCGGTGACCATCTGGCGGAGCGCCGAGCTCTTCGATCCCGCCACCGGCACCTGGTCCGACACGGGGTCCATGGCCCAGGGCCGCACCGGCCATACGGCGACCCTCCTGCCCGATGGGCGCGTGCTGATCGCCGGCGGGACCTCCCCCGACCTCCTGGACACGGACGTGTCGTCCCTCGTGGAGGTGTGGGACCCCGCCACGGGCGTCTTCACCGTCGCCGGCAACCTCCTGCGGCCCCGGAGCAACCATACGGCGACCCTCCTGGGCGACGGCACCCTCCTCCTGGCCGGCGGCCTCACCTACGGCGAAGGCACCCTCGCCACCGCCACCGCGGAGGCCTTCGACCCCCGCACCGGCCAGAGCCGCCTCGCCGTCTCGGACCTCACCACCCGCTACGGCCACGCCGCCGTGCGCCTCCCCTCCGGCCACCTCCTCCTCCTGGGCGGCAGCGAGGGCGGGGGGGCCCTGAAGCTGGTGGAGCGGATCGACTAG
- a CDS encoding IS5 family transposase, which yields MPRRFLTDAMWAKLEPLLPPERGGMGRSRHPNRPMVEAILWRHRTGAPWRDLPEEFGPWTSVYTRFEAWTKRGVWQRILEFLRKEADLEWVMLDGTILRAHQPSAGKRGLWNQALGRSRGGCSTKIHLICDAHGNPLDFLVTPGQAHESRSAEGLLCGWQAEYGFGDRAYDGNPVRKAIEAMGATAVIPPHPRRKNPAAWDSHLYKARHAIEHGFAKLKQFRALADRVPGSGVRAG from the coding sequence ATGCCGAGACGTTTCCTGACCGATGCCATGTGGGCAAAGCTTGAACCGCTCCTTCCGCCAGAGCGTGGAGGGATGGGGCGATCCCGTCACCCCAACCGTCCCATGGTGGAGGCGATCCTGTGGAGGCACAGGACTGGGGCGCCGTGGAGGGACCTGCCGGAGGAATTTGGACCTTGGACAAGCGTGTACACGCGATTTGAGGCCTGGACCAAGCGCGGCGTGTGGCAAAGGATCCTGGAGTTCCTGCGCAAGGAAGCCGACCTGGAGTGGGTCATGCTGGATGGCACCATCCTTCGCGCTCATCAACCTTCAGCAGGCAAAAGGGGGCTCTGGAACCAGGCGCTCGGACGATCTCGGGGTGGATGCTCGACCAAGATCCATTTGATCTGCGATGCCCACGGTAATCCTTTGGATTTCCTGGTCACTCCGGGGCAAGCCCATGAAAGCCGGTCTGCTGAAGGATTGCTGTGCGGTTGGCAGGCAGAGTACGGGTTCGGAGATCGGGCCTACGATGGGAACCCGGTAAGGAAGGCGATCGAGGCCATGGGTGCGACAGCCGTCATCCCACCTCATCCCCGGCGCAAGAATCCGGCGGCCTGGGACTCACACCTATACAAGGCCCGCCATGCCATCGAGCATGGGTTCGCCAAGCTCAAACAGTTCAGGGCGCTGGCCGATAGAGTCCCAGGGAGTGGTGTAAGAGCCGGGTAG
- a CDS encoding GxxExxY protein: MKRGGAEDLAEGRGGKRSWNLPLDIEWRGLVVERAYRLDLLVDDLVVVEAKAEWRSACSSISVSGLSKTVESSG; the protein is encoded by the coding sequence ATGAAACGCGGAGGCGCGGAGGATCTCGCAGAGGGTCGCGGAGGAAAGCGCTCCTGGAACCTGCCCCTGGATATCGAGTGGAGGGGGCTTGTGGTTGAGCGGGCCTACCGGCTGGATTTGCTGGTTGACGACCTCGTGGTCGTGGAGGCTAAGGCGGAATGGAGGTCGGCCTGCTCCTCAATTTCCGTCAGTGGCCTTTCAAAGACGGTGGAATCAAGCGGGTGA
- a CDS encoding SpoVG family protein: protein MLNITEVRINKVDGDEKLRAFAGLVLDGCFLVGDLRVMENDEGFYVTMPTKRKRDGSFKDIAYPLDPATREDIERRVLTAFETTTGVRAISRLESGEAATVRADLLGVEEFGFTPKANP, encoded by the coding sequence ATGCTCAACATCACGGAAGTCAGGATCAACAAGGTGGACGGGGACGAGAAGCTGCGGGCCTTCGCGGGGCTCGTGCTGGACGGGTGCTTCCTCGTGGGCGACCTGCGCGTGATGGAGAACGACGAGGGCTTCTACGTCACCATGCCCACCAAGCGCAAGCGCGACGGCAGTTTCAAGGACATCGCCTACCCCCTGGATCCCGCCACCCGCGAGGACATCGAGCGCCGCGTCCTGACGGCCTTCGAGACGACCACCGGCGTCCGCGCCATCTCCCGCCTCGAGAGCGGCGAGGCCGCCACCGTCCGCGCCGATCTCCTGGGCGTCGAGGAATTCGGCTTCACCCCCAAGGCCAACCCCTGA
- a CDS encoding KpsF/GutQ family sugar-phosphate isomerase, with translation MSNSTGRGVEVKDPAVAALQVAAATRKGLDALVASWNPAAAEAFAAHVAGQGGRVVLTGVGKSGLVAQKISATLASTGCPSLFVHPTDALHGDLGMVTVQDTVLILSNSGETEEVLKLLPSLLRLGVGIGAITSRGESRLAQAATWAFLYDLPEGEGCPLNFAPMASTTLQLVWGDMLAAFLMSRSGFTLERFAQLHPAGNIGSRLLKSKDLMHTDYPRVSLDAGLLDALGAMTRGRLGMTTVMDGDRLAGIIADGDIRRALEKAEAERISPLDLKAARIMTVNPVSVEPGTLAVEAARILEARKITFVVVREGDRAAGILHIHDLLGAKVI, from the coding sequence GTGTCCAATTCGACCGGCAGGGGGGTGGAGGTGAAGGATCCGGCGGTGGCGGCGCTGCAGGTGGCCGCGGCCACGCGGAAGGGGCTCGACGCCCTGGTCGCCTCCTGGAACCCGGCCGCCGCCGAGGCCTTCGCGGCCCACGTCGCGGGGCAGGGGGGCCGGGTGGTCCTCACCGGCGTCGGGAAATCCGGCCTGGTGGCCCAGAAGATCTCCGCCACCCTGGCCAGCACCGGGTGCCCCAGCCTCTTCGTCCACCCCACGGACGCCCTCCACGGGGACCTGGGCATGGTCACCGTCCAGGACACCGTCCTCATCCTGTCCAACAGCGGAGAGACGGAGGAGGTCCTCAAGCTCCTGCCCAGCCTCCTCCGGCTGGGGGTGGGCATCGGGGCCATCACGTCCCGGGGGGAGAGCCGTCTGGCCCAGGCGGCGACCTGGGCCTTCCTGTACGACCTGCCCGAAGGCGAGGGCTGCCCCTTGAATTTCGCGCCCATGGCGTCGACCACCCTCCAGCTGGTGTGGGGCGACATGCTGGCCGCCTTCCTCATGAGCCGGTCCGGGTTCACCCTGGAGCGCTTCGCCCAGCTGCATCCCGCTGGAAATATCGGCTCCAGGTTGCTGAAGTCGAAGGACTTGATGCACACAGACTACCCACGTGTGTCCCTGGACGCCGGCCTCCTGGACGCCCTGGGCGCCATGACCCGGGGCCGCCTGGGCATGACCACCGTCATGGACGGGGACCGCCTGGCGGGCATCATCGCCGACGGGGACATCCGGCGGGCCCTCGAAAAGGCCGAGGCCGAACGCATCAGCCCCCTGGACCTGAAGGCGGCGCGGATCATGACAGTCAACCCCGTCTCGGTCGAACCCGGGACCCTCGCCGTGGAGGCCGCCCGGATCCTCGAGGCCCGGAAGATCACCTTCGTGGTGGTGCGGGAAGGTGACCGGGCTGCCGGCATCCTCCACATCCATGACCTCCTGGGCGCCAAAGTCATCTGA
- a CDS encoding LptF/LptG family permease, which yields MRSTILRYLLKAWTLPFLGALIFYGGLLMAYEVVGVSKEIFAMGAPFRWLVPLLALSLPDNLGLVLPMASVLGGLMGMQHLSEGSEMVAAQGLGVGMRALVKPWLILAGILLVLASANAHLVVPWANATQRGAQNQMLEEARTRFLRPGSAPWFPPSAPGDAVWMAPDGQVHLMEVNRDTVQHLVARSLEWSPGEGTGGNATISLTLKDLKGSVFHRKDQSIVHMQEAEHRYAFSAPQAPRLLKPTDARYMTTPQLLAQPGFETTVEFIRRLSLPVASCGLLLLGVALGLGHPRFQKGGAILKSLGVILVYYLMLKYFENQILSAKSTALFPRFALLALPWIFLGAGLLLLRRRLHPHQANRIYRFLPMKAVLRLEAFGQECSKTCWSSLRKPLDKFKMSLEAKRSARPSRGVLARWTRGLWWRNWGGVMGTFLALSLLIEYASLAGDLAKNKVSILIFFKYWVWNLPPFLSVVLPLAFLLGGVLSLSDAAVSREWVALRAGGASLVQWCRSGWRAWGGVLILTFVLQVLVAPFAYRQQDRLYHQILARPTSEYKSKPWLHLGATGVVWHLEGNLRWGFPLKPAGEAPVLLCWSRGEARSAALPWGGLTWVDGPMASRLFPSEALRRSSYAEDTATLDLVSWQAWAPDPERATILWTRLLNWLAGPVLLFAMLPYAFPSPRGGRGTALGLSLVAGLVFMGLQALFSGAAKAGDLPAAWGVLCPILLLFGFGLLRLERLRT from the coding sequence GTGCGTTCCACCATCCTCCGATACCTCCTGAAAGCCTGGACGCTCCCCTTCCTGGGGGCCCTCATCTTCTATGGGGGCCTTCTCATGGCCTACGAAGTGGTGGGGGTCTCCAAGGAGATCTTCGCCATGGGCGCCCCGTTCAGGTGGCTGGTGCCTTTGCTGGCCCTGAGCCTCCCGGACAACCTGGGCCTGGTGCTGCCCATGGCCTCGGTGCTGGGCGGCCTCATGGGCATGCAGCACCTGTCCGAGGGATCCGAGATGGTGGCGGCCCAGGGCCTGGGGGTCGGCATGCGGGCCCTCGTGAAACCCTGGCTCATCCTGGCGGGGATCCTCCTCGTCCTGGCCAGCGCCAACGCCCACCTCGTGGTGCCCTGGGCCAACGCCACCCAGCGCGGCGCCCAGAACCAGATGCTGGAGGAGGCCCGGACGCGCTTCCTTCGCCCCGGCTCCGCCCCCTGGTTCCCGCCCAGCGCTCCGGGCGACGCGGTGTGGATGGCGCCGGACGGCCAGGTCCACCTCATGGAGGTCAACCGGGACACGGTCCAGCACCTGGTGGCCCGCTCCCTGGAGTGGAGTCCCGGAGAAGGCACTGGAGGAAATGCGACCATCAGCCTGACCTTGAAAGACTTGAAGGGGTCCGTCTTTCACAGGAAGGACCAGAGCATCGTCCACATGCAGGAGGCCGAACATCGCTACGCCTTCAGCGCGCCCCAGGCGCCCCGGCTCCTGAAGCCGACGGACGCCCGCTACATGACCACCCCCCAACTCCTGGCCCAACCCGGCTTCGAGACGACGGTGGAATTCATCCGGCGCCTCAGCCTGCCGGTGGCCTCCTGCGGTCTGCTGCTCCTGGGCGTGGCCCTGGGCCTCGGCCACCCCCGCTTCCAGAAGGGCGGCGCCATCCTCAAGAGCCTGGGCGTCATCCTGGTCTACTACCTGATGCTCAAGTACTTTGAAAATCAGATCTTGTCGGCCAAATCCACAGCACTCTTCCCCAGGTTCGCCCTCCTTGCCCTTCCCTGGATCTTCCTCGGGGCGGGCCTGCTGCTCCTGCGCCGCCGCCTGCACCCCCACCAGGCCAACCGCATCTACCGCTTCCTCCCCATGAAGGCGGTGCTCCGTCTGGAGGCCTTCGGGCAGGAGTGCTCGAAGACCTGTTGGAGTTCGCTCCGTAAGCCACTGGATAAATTCAAGATGTCCTTGGAAGCCAAGCGGAGCGCCCGCCCTTCCCGGGGCGTCCTGGCCCGGTGGACCCGGGGCCTCTGGTGGCGCAACTGGGGGGGCGTCATGGGCACCTTCCTGGCCCTCAGTCTCCTCATCGAATACGCCAGCCTCGCGGGCGACCTCGCCAAGAACAAGGTCTCCATCCTGATCTTTTTCAAGTATTGGGTCTGGAACCTCCCCCCCTTTCTCAGCGTCGTGCTCCCCCTGGCCTTCCTTCTGGGCGGGGTTCTCTCCCTCAGCGACGCGGCCGTGAGCCGGGAGTGGGTGGCGCTGCGCGCGGGCGGCGCGAGCCTGGTGCAGTGGTGCCGGTCCGGGTGGCGCGCCTGGGGCGGGGTCCTGATCCTCACCTTCGTCCTGCAGGTCCTCGTGGCCCCCTTCGCCTACCGCCAGCAGGACCGGCTCTACCATCAGATCCTGGCGCGCCCCACCTCCGAGTACAAATCCAAGCCCTGGCTCCACCTGGGGGCGACGGGCGTGGTGTGGCACCTGGAGGGGAACCTGCGGTGGGGCTTCCCCCTCAAGCCCGCGGGGGAAGCCCCCGTCCTCCTGTGCTGGAGCCGCGGGGAGGCCCGGAGCGCGGCCCTGCCCTGGGGCGGCCTGACCTGGGTCGATGGTCCGATGGCTTCCCGGCTCTTCCCCAGCGAGGCCCTCCGCCGGAGTTCGTACGCCGAGGACACCGCCACCCTGGACCTGGTCTCGTGGCAGGCCTGGGCGCCGGACCCGGAACGGGCGACGATCCTGTGGACCCGCCTCCTGAACTGGCTGGCCGGCCCCGTCCTCCTGTTCGCCATGCTGCCCTACGCTTTCCCGTCGCCCCGGGGCGGCCGGGGCACCGCCCTCGGCCTCAGCCTGGTGGCGGGGCTCGTCTTCATGGGGCTCCAGGCCCTCTTCTCCGGGGCCGCCAAGGCCGGGGACCTGCCGGCCGCCTGGGGCGTCCTCTGTCCCATCCTCCTGCTGTTCGGCTTTGGCCTGCTCCGGCTGGAAAGGCTCCGCACATGA
- a CDS encoding 4Fe-4S binding protein, which yields MNGRRHRARRVVQVLVLAGGVLMPWLNGVRLDLPGSQVVYAGRAYPLGWPHVLGLIVPFVLLVWGLAYLAYRRGRVFCGWACPYGSLVEAFDALRTALGRGRHRRVAAWMRRGPLHRWALRGGALLVLTVVPLVMAASLAAYLVPPARILQALGRLPVLSDTGQTAIWAWMALVLLGSWAAGFVVRFHFCRMVCIYGMGQAMAASAADPARILRPRFMPGSLDACGTCQACVKACFVDLDPRTPDLRLGFSDGCFNCGECVDHCETVQGHKGASALLTFERPTPPRRRTRPAEPGAWD from the coding sequence ATGAACGGCCGGCGCCACCGCGCTCGCCGGGTCGTCCAGGTCCTGGTCCTGGCCGGCGGGGTGCTCATGCCTTGGCTCAACGGCGTCCGGCTGGACCTGCCCGGGTCCCAGGTGGTGTACGCCGGCCGGGCCTACCCCCTGGGTTGGCCCCACGTGCTCGGCCTCATCGTGCCCTTCGTGCTCCTGGTCTGGGGCCTGGCCTACCTCGCCTACCGCCGGGGCCGGGTCTTCTGCGGGTGGGCCTGCCCCTACGGAAGCCTGGTCGAGGCCTTCGACGCGCTCCGGACCGCCCTGGGCCGGGGGCGCCACCGGCGGGTGGCCGCCTGGATGCGGCGAGGCCCCCTGCACCGCTGGGCGCTGCGGGGCGGGGCGCTCCTCGTTCTGACGGTGGTCCCGCTGGTCATGGCGGCGAGCCTGGCGGCCTACCTGGTCCCCCCGGCCCGGATCCTCCAGGCCCTCGGCCGGCTTCCTGTCCTATCGGACACGGGCCAGACGGCCATCTGGGCCTGGATGGCCCTGGTCCTGCTGGGGTCCTGGGCGGCGGGCTTCGTTGTCCGGTTCCACTTCTGCCGCATGGTCTGCATTTACGGCATGGGCCAAGCCATGGCCGCCTCGGCCGCCGATCCGGCCCGCATCCTGCGCCCGCGGTTCATGCCCGGGTCCCTGGACGCTTGCGGAACCTGCCAGGCCTGCGTCAAGGCCTGCTTCGTGGACCTGGACCCGCGCACCCCGGACCTGAGGCTGGGGTTCTCGGACGGTTGCTTCAACTGCGGGGAGTGCGTGGACCATTGCGAGACCGTGCAAGGCCACAAGGGCGCCTCCGCCCTCCTCACCTTCGAACGGCCCACCCCGCCCCGCCGCCGGACCCGGCCCGCCGAACCCGGCGCCTGGGACTGA
- a CDS encoding helix-turn-helix domain-containing protein, which yields MAYDPKKLLSTVSRNIVARRKALMWSQQDLADRSKVSRRMIGMIEGGESNVSLATLGHIAAAFNLTFTELVSDGDGDPGRGALPPRGLRLWQGSQAGTRVDLLQSFPASRTVELWRWTIAPGDRYQGEPDLPGYREAVFVIRGELTLELEAGPTVLKAGDSLAFPSDRPYAFTNTGKGALSFILNVVA from the coding sequence ATGGCCTACGACCCCAAGAAGCTCCTCAGCACCGTGTCCCGGAACATCGTGGCCCGGCGGAAGGCGCTCATGTGGAGCCAGCAGGACCTGGCCGACCGCTCCAAGGTGAGCCGGCGGATGATCGGCATGATCGAAGGCGGGGAAAGCAACGTGAGCCTGGCCACCCTGGGCCACATCGCCGCCGCCTTCAACCTGACCTTCACCGAGCTCGTCAGTGACGGGGACGGGGATCCGGGGCGGGGGGCCCTGCCGCCCCGGGGCCTCCGCCTCTGGCAGGGCAGCCAGGCCGGGACCCGGGTGGACCTCCTCCAGAGCTTCCCCGCCTCGCGCACCGTGGAGCTCTGGCGGTGGACCATCGCCCCCGGCGACCGCTACCAGGGCGAGCCGGACCTGCCGGGCTACCGGGAGGCGGTCTTCGTCATCCGGGGCGAGCTGACCCTCGAACTGGAGGCCGGCCCCACCGTTCTGAAAGCCGGCGACTCCCTCGCCTTCCCCTCCGATCGCCCCTACGCCTTCACCAACACGGGGAAGGGCGCCCTGAGCTTCATCCTCAACGTGGTGGCCTGA
- the rocD gene encoding ornithine--oxo-acid transaminase yields MSTPAGTSSQAFIAQENQYGAHNYHPLDVVCTKGEGVYLTDVDGKKYMDFLAAYSAVNQGHNHPRIGEAMIRQIRELALTSRAFRNDQFPPLLEKLCRITGFDKALLMNSGAEAVETALKAARKWGYDKKGIEYPKAEIIVADGNFHGRTTTIVGFSTDPDSTSRFGPFTPGFRIVPYGDLEAVKAAINPNTCAIFMEPIQGEGGVVIPPKGFLKGLRDLADRNNVLLILDEIQSGLGRTGKLFAFEHEGIRPDGITIGKALSGGFYPVSAFLAKDEVMDVFTPGIHGSTYGGNPLACAVASEALDVLVDEKLVERAAELGDHLRHRLTTMKTDKLAEVRVIGLWAGVQLKPEAGGARKYCYQLKDRGMLCKDTHVDTIRLAPPLVITKAQIDWAVDQLEAVLA; encoded by the coding sequence ATGAGCACCCCGGCCGGCACCTCTTCCCAGGCCTTCATCGCCCAGGAAAACCAGTACGGAGCCCACAACTACCATCCCCTGGACGTGGTGTGCACCAAGGGCGAGGGCGTCTACCTGACCGACGTGGACGGCAAGAAGTACATGGACTTCCTCGCCGCCTACTCCGCCGTGAACCAGGGCCACAACCACCCCCGCATCGGCGAGGCCATGATCCGCCAGATCCGCGAGCTGGCCCTCACCAGCCGCGCCTTCCGCAACGACCAGTTCCCCCCGCTGCTCGAGAAGCTCTGCCGCATCACCGGCTTCGACAAGGCCCTGCTGATGAACAGCGGCGCCGAGGCCGTGGAGACCGCCCTCAAGGCCGCGCGCAAGTGGGGCTACGACAAGAAGGGCATCGAGTACCCGAAGGCCGAGATCATCGTGGCCGACGGCAACTTCCACGGCCGCACCACCACCATCGTGGGCTTCTCCACCGATCCCGACTCCACCAGCCGCTTCGGGCCCTTCACCCCCGGCTTCAGGATCGTGCCCTACGGGGACCTGGAGGCCGTCAAGGCCGCCATCAACCCCAACACCTGCGCCATCTTCATGGAGCCCATCCAGGGCGAGGGCGGCGTGGTGATCCCCCCCAAGGGCTTCCTCAAGGGCCTCCGGGACCTGGCCGACCGCAACAACGTCCTCCTCATCCTGGACGAGATCCAGTCCGGCCTGGGCCGCACCGGCAAGCTCTTCGCCTTCGAGCACGAGGGCATCCGCCCCGACGGCATCACCATCGGCAAGGCCCTCTCGGGCGGCTTCTACCCCGTCAGCGCCTTCCTGGCCAAGGACGAGGTGATGGACGTCTTCACCCCCGGCATCCACGGCTCCACCTACGGCGGCAACCCCCTGGCCTGCGCCGTGGCCTCCGAGGCCCTGGACGTGCTGGTGGACGAGAAGCTCGTGGAGCGCGCCGCGGAGCTGGGCGACCACCTGCGCCACCGCCTCACCACCATGAAGACCGACAAGCTCGCCGAGGTCCGGGTCATCGGCCTCTGGGCCGGCGTGCAGCTCAAGCCCGAGGCCGGCGGCGCCCGCAAGTACTGCTACCAGCTCAAGGACCGGGGCATGCTCTGCAAGGACACCCACGTGGACACCATCCGCCTGGCGCCCCCCCTCGTCATCACCAAGGCCCAGATCGACTGGGCCGTGGACCAGCTCGAGGCCGTCCTGGCCTGA
- a CDS encoding phospholipase C/P1 nuclease family protein, whose amino-acid sequence MRPGFLALLLLAAPPLSAWGALGHRLLAVGALRDLPPGLAGWYRGREGEVADHAVDPDRWRASDPLEGPRHYLDSEAYGGPAAVPRDPEAAWARLGPAGFLRAGQVPWVIQARALDLVRAFQAGDRERVLLATAWLSHYVGDLQVPLHTTADSDGEGTGQAGIHARWESDLLARLEAQDPFRPEVRPAEPGPDPLGLPWRWLEEAYGLVEEVLAADRTAQAAAAAAGEPGYGPVYWALFEALQGARLRDRLTLSAQRTVDLVRWAWNAAGSPGAGL is encoded by the coding sequence ATGCGACCCGGATTCCTCGCCCTGCTCCTGCTGGCGGCACCGCCGCTCTCCGCCTGGGGCGCCCTGGGCCACCGGCTCCTGGCCGTGGGCGCCCTCCGCGATCTGCCGCCCGGCCTGGCCGGATGGTACCGGGGCCGCGAAGGGGAGGTGGCCGACCACGCCGTCGATCCGGACCGGTGGCGGGCCTCGGATCCCCTGGAGGGCCCCCGCCACTACCTGGATTCGGAGGCCTACGGCGGCCCGGCCGCGGTGCCCCGGGACCCGGAGGCGGCCTGGGCGCGCCTGGGGCCGGCGGGCTTCCTCCGGGCAGGGCAGGTGCCCTGGGTCATCCAGGCCCGGGCCCTCGACCTCGTCCGGGCCTTCCAGGCCGGGGACCGGGAGCGGGTCCTCCTCGCCACGGCCTGGCTCAGCCACTACGTCGGCGACCTCCAGGTGCCCCTGCACACCACCGCCGATTCGGATGGTGAAGGGACGGGCCAGGCCGGCATCCATGCCCGCTGGGAGTCGGACCTGCTGGCGCGCCTGGAGGCCCAGGACCCCTTCCGGCCCGAGGTCCGCCCCGCGGAGCCGGGCCCGGATCCCCTGGGCCTGCCGTGGCGGTGGCTGGAGGAGGCCTACGGCCTGGTGGAGGAGGTCCTGGCCGCGGACCGGACGGCCCAGGCCGCGGCGGCCGCCGCCGGGGAGCCCGGGTACGGCCCGGTGTACTGGGCCCTGTTCGAGGCCCTGCAGGGCGCCCGGCTCCGGGATCGCCTGACGCTTTCCGCCCAGCGGACGGTGGACCTGGTCCGCTGGGCCTGGAACGCGGCCGGCTCCCCGGGGGCGGGCCTGTGA